Proteins co-encoded in one Hymenobacter swuensis DY53 genomic window:
- a CDS encoding 2Fe-2S iron-sulfur cluster-binding protein, producing the protein MAKITFDGIEVEVPDGTTILNAARQIGGSIVPPAMCYYTPLKGSGGKCRACLVRVAAGSAKDPRPMPKLVASCVTPVQDGMVVENTTNPQVLDVRKGIVEMLLINHPLDCPVCDQAGECDLQNFAFEHGVSTTRYQEERRTFEKIDIGPLIQLHMTRCILCYRCVYTANQITDNRVHGVLGRGDAAEIGTYIENIIDNDFSGNVIDVCPVGALTDKTFRFKSRVWFTKPVNAHRDCPKCSGNVVLWYKGNDVLRTTARKDQYGEVKEWICNECRFEKKETSDWTIEGPAHIDRSSVISANHYELPVLNQSVVADLPESTQRDLQKNPPLKLGN; encoded by the coding sequence ATGGCTAAAATAACTTTCGACGGCATCGAGGTGGAAGTTCCGGACGGAACCACCATCCTGAATGCGGCCCGCCAGATTGGCGGCAGCATCGTGCCCCCGGCCATGTGCTACTATACCCCGCTGAAAGGATCGGGTGGTAAGTGCCGTGCTTGCCTCGTCCGCGTGGCGGCCGGCTCGGCCAAAGACCCGCGCCCCATGCCCAAGCTGGTGGCCTCGTGCGTGACACCAGTACAGGATGGCATGGTGGTGGAAAACACCACCAACCCGCAGGTGCTGGACGTGCGCAAGGGCATCGTGGAGATGCTGCTCATCAACCACCCCTTGGATTGCCCCGTGTGCGACCAGGCCGGCGAGTGTGATCTGCAGAACTTCGCCTTCGAGCACGGCGTGAGCACCACCCGCTACCAGGAAGAGCGCCGCACCTTCGAGAAAATCGACATTGGCCCGCTGATTCAGCTGCACATGACGCGCTGTATCCTGTGCTACCGCTGCGTGTACACTGCTAACCAAATTACCGATAACCGGGTGCACGGCGTGCTGGGCCGCGGTGATGCCGCCGAAATCGGCACCTACATCGAGAACATCATCGACAACGACTTCTCCGGCAACGTCATCGACGTGTGCCCGGTAGGTGCCCTGACCGATAAGACGTTCCGCTTCAAGTCGCGCGTGTGGTTCACGAAGCCCGTGAATGCCCACCGTGACTGCCCCAAGTGCTCCGGCAACGTGGTGCTCTGGTATAAAGGCAACGACGTGCTACGTACCACGGCCCGCAAGGACCAGTACGGCGAGGTGAAGGAGTGGATCTGCAACGAGTGCCGCTTCGAGAAAAAGGAAACTTCCGACTGGACCATCGAGGGCCCTGCCCACATCGACCGTTCTTCGGTTATTTCGGCCAACCACTACGAACTGCCGGTTCTCAACCAATCGGTAGTAGCCGACC
- the nuoF gene encoding NADH-quinone oxidoreductase subunit NuoF codes for MGRKLLTEHINVEGIDTLEVYRKHGGYRSVEKALKTMTPDEVVEEVKKSGLRGRGGAGFPTGMKWSFLAKPEGVPRYLVCNADESEPGTFKDRQLMSKLPHLLIEGMITSSYALGANTSYIYIRGELLYVLRILEKAIAEAYAAGFLGKNILGSGYDLDLHVHPGGGAYICGEETALLESLEGKRGNPRNKPPFPAVQGLYARPTVVNNVESIAAVPVIVNEGGDEYAKIGVGRSTGTKLISACGHLNKPGIYEIELGLPVEEFIYSDEYCGGIWKGRDLKAVVAGGSSVPILPKELILKTAAGENRLMTYESLSDGGFVTGTMLGSGGFIAMDETTCIVRNTWNFSRFYHHESCGQCSPCREGTGWMEKVLHRLEHGHGHMEDIDLLVSVAKQIEGNTICPLGEAAAWPVAAAVRHFRHEFEWHVTHAKEAAQPGAVYRAGAVLA; via the coding sequence ATGGGACGCAAACTGCTGACCGAACATATTAACGTTGAAGGCATCGACACCCTGGAGGTGTACCGCAAGCACGGCGGCTACCGCTCGGTGGAGAAGGCCCTGAAAACGATGACGCCCGATGAGGTGGTGGAAGAAGTGAAGAAGTCGGGCCTGCGGGGCCGCGGCGGCGCGGGCTTCCCCACGGGTATGAAGTGGAGCTTCCTGGCTAAGCCCGAGGGCGTGCCGCGCTACCTCGTCTGCAACGCCGACGAATCGGAGCCGGGCACCTTCAAGGACCGCCAGCTGATGTCGAAGCTGCCGCACCTGCTCATCGAGGGCATGATTACGAGCTCGTACGCGCTGGGCGCCAACACCTCGTACATCTACATCCGCGGCGAGTTGTTGTACGTGCTGCGCATCCTGGAAAAAGCCATTGCTGAGGCTTACGCGGCCGGTTTTCTGGGCAAGAACATCCTGGGTTCGGGCTACGACCTGGACCTGCACGTGCACCCCGGCGGCGGCGCTTACATCTGCGGTGAGGAAACTGCGCTGCTGGAATCGTTGGAAGGCAAGCGTGGCAACCCGCGCAACAAGCCCCCATTCCCGGCTGTGCAGGGCCTCTACGCCCGCCCCACGGTGGTCAACAACGTGGAATCCATTGCCGCCGTGCCAGTGATTGTGAACGAGGGCGGCGACGAGTATGCCAAAATCGGGGTGGGCCGGAGCACCGGCACCAAGCTGATTTCGGCCTGCGGCCACCTCAACAAGCCCGGCATCTACGAAATTGAGCTGGGTCTGCCCGTCGAGGAATTCATCTACTCCGATGAGTACTGCGGCGGCATCTGGAAAGGCCGTGACCTGAAGGCGGTAGTAGCCGGTGGTTCGTCCGTCCCGATTCTGCCCAAGGAGCTGATTCTGAAAACCGCTGCCGGCGAAAACCGCCTGATGACATACGAGTCGCTCAGCGACGGGGGCTTCGTGACGGGTACTATGCTGGGCTCGGGTGGCTTCATTGCCATGGACGAGACAACCTGCATCGTGCGCAACACCTGGAACTTCAGCCGCTTCTACCACCACGAGTCGTGCGGGCAATGCTCGCCCTGCCGCGAGGGAACGGGCTGGATGGAGAAGGTGCTGCACCGCCTCGAGCACGGCCACGGCCACATGGAGGACATCGACCTGCTGGTGAGCGTGGCCAAGCAAATCGAGGGCAACACCATCTGCCCCCTCGGTGAAGCCGCCGCCTGGCCCGTAGCCGCCGCCGTGCGCCACTTCCGCCACGAGTTCGAGTGGCACGTGACCCACGCTAAGGAAGCCGCCCAACCCGGTGCGGTGTACCGGGCCGGGGCCGTGCTGGCGTAA
- a CDS encoding NADH-quinone oxidoreductase subunit NuoE family protein, with translation MESTATKPQFSEAAKAEIARICKQYPEERRKSAMLPVLHIAQAEFGGWVSPEVQDLVAEVLGVAPIEVYEVSSFYTMFNLKPVGKHVLEICRTGPCMLRGSDELTAHLERITGAKVGGPASEDGLFTLKEVECLAACGFAPIVQVREKYYEQLDTPEAVDAMLTELRNQVHRPALPWEENGLPNAVANN, from the coding sequence ATGGAATCGACTGCTACCAAGCCGCAATTCTCCGAAGCCGCGAAGGCTGAAATTGCGCGCATCTGCAAGCAATACCCGGAGGAGCGCCGCAAATCGGCTATGCTGCCGGTGCTGCACATTGCCCAGGCCGAATTTGGCGGCTGGGTGAGCCCCGAAGTGCAGGATCTGGTGGCCGAAGTGCTGGGCGTGGCCCCGATTGAGGTGTACGAGGTGTCGTCGTTCTACACCATGTTCAACCTCAAGCCAGTCGGCAAGCACGTGCTGGAAATCTGCCGCACGGGCCCCTGCATGCTGCGCGGCTCCGACGAACTGACGGCCCACCTGGAGCGCATCACGGGTGCCAAAGTAGGCGGCCCGGCTTCCGAAGATGGCCTGTTTACCCTGAAGGAAGTGGAGTGCCTGGCCGCCTGCGGCTTCGCCCCCATCGTGCAGGTACGCGAGAAATACTACGAGCAGCTTGATACCCCGGAAGCCGTGGACGCCATGCTCACGGAGCTGCGCAACCAGGTGCACCGCCCGGCCCTGCCCTGGGAAGAAAACGGCCTCCCGAACGCAGTGGCCAACAACTAA
- a CDS encoding NADH-quinone oxidoreductase subunit D, whose product MAVNDTLEGTHKIIESAREQEPRLNPLAPTVNDFNQELTTLNLGPTHPATHGIFQNILQMDGERIVAGVPTIGYIHRAFEKIAERRPFYQITPLTDRMNYCSSPINNMGWHMTVEKLLGVEVPKRAQYIRVILMELARITDHLICNGILGVDTGAFTGFLYLMDEREKVYEIYEEVSGARLTTNMGRVGGMERDFSDVAIAKLRAWLKTFPAVMAEFEKMFNRNRIFMDRVVDVGGISAERALNYGFTGPNLRAAGVDYDVRVMNPYSSYQDFEFEIPVGTKGDTYDRFMVRNEEIWQSLRIITQALENLPAGPYHADAPHFYLPPKQAVYQNMEALIYHFKIVMGEIDAPVGEVYHSVEGGNGELGFYLVSDGGRTPYRLHFRRPCFIYYQAYTEMVVGQTLSDAIVTLSSMNVIAGELDA is encoded by the coding sequence ATGGCAGTAAACGACACGCTGGAAGGCACCCATAAAATCATTGAGTCGGCCCGGGAGCAGGAGCCGCGGCTGAACCCGCTGGCCCCGACCGTCAACGACTTCAACCAGGAGCTCACCACGCTAAACCTGGGTCCCACGCACCCCGCTACCCACGGCATCTTCCAGAACATTCTGCAGATGGACGGCGAGCGGATTGTGGCGGGTGTGCCCACCATTGGCTACATCCACCGCGCCTTCGAGAAGATTGCCGAGCGCCGGCCCTTCTACCAGATTACGCCCCTGACGGACCGCATGAACTATTGTTCGTCGCCCATCAACAACATGGGCTGGCACATGACGGTGGAGAAGCTGTTGGGGGTGGAAGTACCCAAGCGCGCCCAGTACATCCGGGTTATCCTGATGGAGCTTGCCCGTATCACCGACCACCTGATCTGCAACGGCATTCTGGGCGTGGATACCGGCGCTTTCACCGGCTTCCTCTACCTCATGGATGAGCGGGAGAAGGTGTACGAGATTTACGAGGAAGTAAGCGGCGCCCGCCTCACCACCAACATGGGCCGCGTGGGCGGCATGGAGCGCGACTTCTCCGACGTGGCCATTGCCAAGCTGCGCGCCTGGCTGAAGACCTTCCCGGCCGTGATGGCGGAGTTCGAGAAGATGTTCAACCGCAACCGCATCTTCATGGACCGCGTGGTGGACGTGGGCGGCATCTCGGCCGAACGCGCCCTCAACTACGGCTTCACCGGCCCCAACCTGCGCGCCGCCGGCGTCGATTACGACGTGCGGGTGATGAACCCTTACTCCAGCTACCAAGACTTCGAGTTTGAAATTCCGGTAGGCACCAAGGGCGACACCTACGACCGGTTCATGGTGCGCAATGAGGAAATCTGGCAGAGCCTGCGCATCATCACGCAGGCGCTGGAAAACCTGCCCGCAGGCCCCTACCACGCCGATGCGCCGCACTTCTACCTGCCGCCCAAGCAGGCCGTGTACCAGAACATGGAGGCCCTCATCTATCACTTCAAGATTGTGATGGGTGAGATTGACGCGCCCGTGGGCGAGGTCTACCACTCGGTGGAAGGCGGCAACGGCGAACTGGGTTTCTACCTCGTGTCCGACGGCGGCCGCACCCCTTACCGCCTGCATTTCCGCCGGCCCTGCTTCATCTACTACCAGGCCTACACCGAAATGGTGGTGGGCCAGACCCTCTCCGACGCCATCGTGACGCTGTCGTCGATGAACGTAATTGCCGGGGAGCTCGACGCGTAG
- a CDS encoding NADH-quinone oxidoreductase subunit C, with protein sequence MADQNESIPAQEQAAAQDPAAQKNAQLLALLHRLFGADAFTDVEEPYGLLTATTTREQIHGIIEGLQKDEELQLNFLTTMCGMHWPERKDQELGIVYHLHSLTQNIRLRLKIFFPIADPVAPTLTDLYATANWMEREAFDFYGIIFPGHPNLMRILNVEDMDYHPMRKEYALEDGTREDKTDLFFGR encoded by the coding sequence ATGGCTGACCAGAACGAATCCATCCCGGCTCAGGAACAGGCTGCCGCCCAGGACCCGGCCGCGCAGAAAAACGCGCAGCTGCTGGCTCTGCTGCACCGCCTGTTCGGGGCCGATGCCTTCACCGACGTGGAGGAGCCCTACGGCCTGCTGACCGCCACCACCACCCGGGAGCAGATTCACGGCATCATCGAAGGTCTGCAGAAGGACGAAGAGCTCCAGCTCAACTTCCTGACTACCATGTGCGGCATGCACTGGCCCGAGAGGAAGGACCAGGAGTTGGGTATTGTGTACCACCTGCACAGCCTCACCCAGAACATCCGGCTGCGCCTGAAGATCTTCTTCCCGATTGCCGACCCGGTTGCCCCGACCCTGACCGACCTCTACGCCACCGCCAACTGGATGGAGCGCGAGGCTTTCGACTTCTACGGCATCATCTTCCCCGGCCACCCCAACCTCATGCGCATCCTCAACGTGGAGGACATGGACTACCACCCGATGCGCAAGGAGTACGCCCTGGAAGACGGCACCCGCGAAGACAAAACCGACCTGTTCTTCGGACGATAG
- a CDS encoding NADH-quinone oxidoreductase subunit B, with amino-acid sequence MDTRVPEIKTVDAPDGLEGAGFFATSLEKVVGIARANSLWPLPFATSCCGIEFMATMGSRYDISRFGSERPSFSPRQADLLMVMGTIAKKMAPIVKQVYEQMAEPRWVLAMGACASSGGIFDTYSVLQGIDRIIPVDVYVPGCPPRPEQVLDGLMRIQDLAKNESFRRRNSPEYQALLASYNIK; translated from the coding sequence ATGGATACCCGAGTTCCTGAAATCAAAACGGTAGACGCGCCCGACGGCCTCGAAGGCGCCGGCTTCTTTGCTACCTCCCTGGAGAAAGTGGTGGGCATTGCCCGCGCCAACTCGCTCTGGCCCCTGCCCTTCGCTACCTCCTGCTGCGGCATCGAGTTCATGGCCACCATGGGCTCCCGCTACGACATCTCCCGCTTCGGTTCGGAGCGTCCCAGCTTCTCGCCTCGGCAGGCCGATTTGCTGATGGTGATGGGCACCATCGCCAAGAAGATGGCTCCCATCGTGAAGCAGGTGTACGAGCAGATGGCCGAGCCCCGCTGGGTGCTGGCCATGGGTGCCTGCGCCTCCTCGGGCGGCATCTTCGATACCTACTCCGTGCTCCAGGGCATCGACCGGATCATTCCGGTGGACGTGTACGTGCCCGGCTGCCCGCCCCGCCCCGAGCAGGTGCTCGACGGCCTGATGCGCATCCAGGACCTGGCCAAAAACGAATCCTTCCGCCGCCGCAACTCGCCCGAGTATCAGGCCCTGCTGGCGTCGTACAACATCAAGTAA
- a CDS encoding NADH-quinone oxidoreductase subunit A: MLLAVPTQYQPQDFLPIVVQFVLAVAFVAFAMITSHLLGPRRKSVVKDEAFECGIESVGNARTPISVKYFLTAILFVLFDVEVIFMYPWAVNFRQLGTTGFYEMIVFLALLMAGFAYVIKKGVLRWNEAR; the protein is encoded by the coding sequence ATGCTTCTCGCCGTTCCGACCCAATATCAGCCCCAGGATTTCCTGCCCATCGTGGTGCAGTTTGTGCTGGCCGTGGCCTTCGTGGCCTTCGCCATGATTACGTCTCACCTGCTGGGCCCGCGCCGCAAGAGCGTGGTGAAGGATGAAGCCTTCGAGTGCGGCATCGAGTCGGTGGGCAACGCCCGCACCCCGATTTCGGTGAAATACTTCCTCACGGCTATCCTGTTCGTGCTCTTCGACGTGGAAGTCATCTTCATGTACCCCTGGGCCGTGAACTTCCGCCAGCTGGGCACCACCGGCTTCTACGAGATGATTGTATTCCTGGCTTTGCTGATGGCTGGCTTCGCCTACGTTATCAAAAAAGGCGTTCTACGCTGGAACGAAGCCCGTTAA
- a CDS encoding Uma2 family endonuclease, producing the protein MKPFYEPFVPGQLYSVAEFLALEQQAEDRHEFYDGQVWPFPADTPRHNLLVQNCSLPLFVQRKQFGLDVFSTGMMLEVLPGRYYTYPDVMLLDTAPCSGQECVLQNPLVLIEVLDPLWAERDRAWKCAHYRHLDSLRQYVLVSQTQQFVESYRRTAAGEWRYEASIKPDDMLVIADTGLQLTLREIYDEVAVPLLQPQLPDIRETIK; encoded by the coding sequence ATGAAACCATTCTACGAGCCATTTGTGCCTGGACAGCTGTATTCGGTAGCCGAGTTCTTGGCGCTGGAACAGCAGGCCGAAGACCGGCACGAATTCTACGACGGGCAGGTCTGGCCTTTTCCGGCTGATACGCCGCGGCACAACCTGTTGGTGCAGAACTGCTCACTTCCTCTGTTTGTACAACGTAAACAATTTGGCCTCGACGTATTCAGTACCGGCATGATGCTGGAAGTGCTACCCGGTCGCTACTACACTTATCCCGACGTAATGCTATTAGATACCGCGCCGTGTTCTGGCCAAGAATGCGTGTTGCAAAACCCACTGGTACTTATCGAAGTGCTGGACCCGCTGTGGGCAGAGCGTGACCGGGCATGGAAGTGCGCCCACTACCGCCACCTCGACTCGCTCCGACAGTATGTCCTGGTTTCACAAACGCAGCAGTTCGTGGAATCCTACCGGCGCACAGCGGCGGGAGAGTGGCGCTACGAGGCGTCTATAAAACCGGATGATATGTTGGTTATTGCTGATACTGGCTTGCAGTTGACGTTGCGGGAAATCTACGATGAGGTGGCAGTGCCGCTGTTGCAGCCGCAGCTTCCGGATATTCGCGAAACAATAAAATAA
- the pruA gene encoding L-glutamate gamma-semialdehyde dehydrogenase, translating into MANGFFNVPTPINEPVKGYAPNSPERIELLKTLKELKQQQRDIPMHIGGQEIRTGNKKDITPPHDHQHVLGQFHEGDASHVAQAIDAALAARPLWSEMPWEHRAAIFLKAADLLAGPYRARINAATMLGQSKNAFQAEIDAACELIDFFRFNVHFMQQIYQQQPESLPGMWNRLEHRPLEGFVFALTPFNFTSIAANLPASVAMMGNVVVWKPANTQIYSAQVLMELFKEAGVPDGVINLVYVDGPTAGEVIFKHRDFAGIHFTGSTGVFQNIWKTIGENISSYKSYPRIVGETGGKDFILAHPSAHAKAVAVGISRGAFEYQGQKCSAASRVYLPSNLADEILGYVKEDLASFRMGDVEDFSNFINAVIDEKSFDKLAKYIDGAKADANAEIVAGGGYDKSKGYFIEPTVIVTKDPKYVTMCEELFGPVVTVHIYDADKFEEVLELVDTTSPYALTGAIFSQDRYAIDHASKKLVHAAGNFYINDKPTGAVVGQQPFGGARASGTNDKAGSMLNLLRWVSPRAIKETFVPVTDYRYPFLGSEPKEDLNRDKGL; encoded by the coding sequence ATGGCCAACGGCTTTTTCAACGTCCCGACCCCGATCAACGAGCCCGTGAAGGGCTACGCGCCCAACTCGCCGGAGCGCATTGAGCTGCTCAAGACTCTCAAGGAGCTCAAGCAGCAGCAGCGCGACATTCCGATGCACATCGGCGGCCAGGAAATCCGCACCGGCAACAAGAAGGATATTACGCCTCCCCACGACCACCAGCACGTGCTGGGCCAGTTCCACGAAGGTGACGCCTCGCACGTAGCGCAGGCCATCGACGCGGCCCTGGCTGCCCGCCCGCTGTGGTCCGAAATGCCCTGGGAGCACCGCGCCGCCATCTTCCTGAAAGCCGCCGACCTGCTGGCCGGCCCTTACCGGGCGCGCATCAACGCGGCCACTATGCTGGGCCAGAGCAAGAACGCTTTCCAGGCCGAAATCGACGCGGCCTGCGAGCTGATCGACTTCTTCCGGTTCAACGTGCACTTCATGCAGCAGATCTACCAGCAGCAGCCCGAGAGCCTGCCCGGTATGTGGAACCGCCTGGAGCACCGCCCGCTGGAAGGTTTCGTATTTGCCCTTACGCCCTTCAACTTCACCTCCATTGCCGCCAACCTGCCCGCCTCGGTGGCCATGATGGGCAACGTGGTGGTGTGGAAGCCCGCCAACACCCAGATCTACTCGGCCCAGGTGCTGATGGAGCTGTTCAAAGAAGCCGGCGTGCCCGACGGCGTCATCAACTTGGTGTATGTAGATGGCCCCACCGCCGGCGAGGTCATCTTCAAGCACCGTGACTTTGCCGGCATCCACTTCACTGGCTCCACCGGCGTGTTCCAGAACATCTGGAAAACCATCGGCGAGAACATCAGCAGCTACAAGAGCTACCCACGCATCGTGGGCGAAACCGGTGGCAAGGACTTCATCCTGGCCCACCCCTCGGCGCACGCCAAAGCCGTAGCCGTGGGCATCAGCCGGGGCGCGTTTGAGTACCAGGGCCAGAAGTGCTCGGCCGCCTCGCGGGTGTACCTGCCCTCGAACCTCGCCGACGAAATCCTGGGCTACGTGAAGGAAGACCTGGCCTCGTTCCGGATGGGCGACGTGGAGGACTTCTCCAACTTCATCAACGCCGTTATCGACGAGAAATCCTTCGATAAGCTGGCCAAGTACATCGACGGGGCCAAGGCCGATGCCAACGCCGAAATCGTGGCCGGCGGCGGCTACGACAAGTCCAAAGGCTACTTCATCGAGCCCACCGTCATCGTAACCAAAGACCCGAAGTACGTGACCATGTGCGAGGAGCTGTTCGGCCCCGTCGTGACGGTGCACATCTACGACGCTGACAAGTTCGAAGAAGTGCTGGAGCTGGTAGACACGACCTCGCCCTACGCCCTCACCGGCGCCATCTTCTCCCAGGACCGCTACGCCATCGACCACGCCTCGAAGAAGCTGGTGCACGCGGCCGGCAACTTCTATATCAACGACAAGCCCACCGGCGCCGTAGTCGGCCAGCAGCCCTTCGGCGGCGCCCGCGCCTCCGGCACCAACGACAAGGCCGGCTCCATGCTGAACCTGCTCCGCTGGGTGTCACCGCGCGCCATCAAGGAGACCTTCGTGCCCGTCACGGACTACCGCTACCCCTTCCTGGGCTCCGAGCCCAAAGAAGATCTGAACCGGGATAAAGGGCTGTAA
- a CDS encoding YjjG family noncanonical pyrimidine nucleotidase: MKYRHLFFDLDHTLWDFETNADETLRHLFAEHNIGRHGVSVEKFIKEYSDINHGLWRLYQGGKINQQQLRATRFPRTFVQLGLREEDSPTGISEQFTDLLPLKKAVFPYTYEVLDYLRDKGYRLHLITNGFRNIQYLKLDASQLTEYFEEIVTSECCGHLKPDTRIFEHALERAGANAPESLMIGDNLECDVLGAYNAGLDQVYFNPAKRRHFNQITYEISCLSELKEIL, translated from the coding sequence GTGAAATACCGTCACCTCTTCTTCGACCTCGACCATACGCTGTGGGACTTTGAAACCAATGCCGATGAAACCCTGCGCCACCTGTTCGCGGAGCACAACATCGGCCGGCACGGGGTGTCGGTAGAGAAGTTTATCAAGGAGTATTCCGACATCAACCACGGCCTGTGGCGGCTGTACCAGGGCGGCAAAATCAACCAGCAGCAGCTGCGCGCCACCCGCTTCCCGCGCACCTTCGTGCAGCTGGGGCTGCGGGAGGAAGATTCGCCGACGGGCATCTCGGAACAGTTTACCGACCTGCTGCCGCTGAAAAAAGCCGTATTCCCCTACACCTACGAGGTGCTCGACTACCTGCGCGACAAGGGCTACCGCCTGCACCTCATCACCAACGGCTTCCGCAACATTCAGTACCTCAAGCTCGATGCGTCCCAGCTCACGGAGTATTTCGAGGAAATCGTGACGTCGGAGTGCTGCGGCCACCTCAAGCCCGATACCCGCATTTTCGAGCACGCGCTGGAGCGCGCCGGTGCCAACGCCCCGGAAAGCCTCATGATTGGCGACAACCTGGAGTGCGACGTGCTGGGCGCCTACAACGCCGGCCTCGACCAGGTGTACTTCAACCCCGCCAAGCGCCGCCACTTCAACCAGATTACCTACGAAATCAGCTGTCTGAGCGAGCTGAAGGAGATTCTGTAA
- a CDS encoding (2Fe-2S) ferredoxin domain-containing protein: MKSADSVIRLFVCTAQKDEVGKEVVKALKTELKKQGLKKLLAGGEKRKVRVQTCNCLDLCKQCKKGPGAALIIHPEGTVYGNVRPKDAAAIVHEHLGEGRIVERLQVD; the protein is encoded by the coding sequence GTGAAATCTGCTGACTCTGTTATTCGCCTGTTTGTTTGCACTGCTCAGAAAGACGAGGTGGGCAAGGAGGTCGTCAAGGCATTAAAAACCGAGCTCAAGAAGCAAGGCCTGAAAAAGCTGCTGGCCGGCGGCGAGAAGCGCAAAGTGCGGGTGCAGACCTGCAACTGCCTCGACCTGTGCAAGCAGTGCAAGAAAGGCCCCGGCGCCGCCCTCATCATCCACCCCGAAGGCACCGTGTACGGCAACGTCCGTCCCAAAGACGCCGCCGCCATCGTGCACGAGCACCTGGGCGAAGGCCGGATTGTGGAACGGCTGCAGGTCGACTGA
- a CDS encoding ArsR/SmtB family transcription factor produces the protein MRLKHFTVAFGQQLFKALGDDSRVRILHLLWRNQEMCISDLEQVLDFTQTKTSRQLAYLKNAGLVNFRRLDNWVFYFIKDEAADFLQQLLGYMERDPQLQHDQKIYQTLWSNRELAAYKLQNRRWTGQP, from the coding sequence ATGCGTCTCAAACACTTTACCGTTGCATTTGGCCAGCAACTATTCAAGGCCCTCGGCGACGATTCGCGGGTACGCATCCTGCATTTGCTGTGGCGCAACCAGGAAATGTGCATTTCCGACCTGGAACAGGTGCTGGATTTCACCCAGACCAAAACCTCCCGGCAATTAGCGTACCTCAAAAATGCCGGCCTGGTCAATTTCCGCCGGCTCGATAACTGGGTGTTTTACTTCATCAAGGATGAGGCCGCGGATTTTCTCCAGCAGTTGCTCGGCTACATGGAGCGGGACCCGCAGCTCCAGCACGACCAGAAGATTTACCAAACGCTCTGGTCGAACCGGGAGCTAGCCGCGTATAAGCTGCAAAACCGCCGCTGGACCGGCCAGCCTTAA
- a CDS encoding carboxypeptidase-like regulatory domain-containing protein: MARIRLSYLPTLLGFLLVALLLVPGHARAQGQRRVVQFTGIVASGDSLLGVPGAAIFVPKAGRGTASNPYGYFSLPVLAGDSIVIRSLGYRNQYVIIPENYPRQSYSVIVQLKEDATVLPEVRIFPYATEKAFKEAFLAMKPPSEEDRTPADKLNEQVMRRMFNTLPVTSMGNYRQTMQAQQNDQMRRMGLGATPATNNPLLNPFSWLQLINQVKSGEFKKKEGVDY; encoded by the coding sequence GTGGCCCGAATTCGTCTTTCTTATTTACCCACCTTACTGGGTTTCCTGCTGGTAGCGCTGCTACTGGTCCCCGGCCACGCGCGGGCGCAGGGCCAGCGCCGGGTGGTGCAGTTTACCGGCATTGTGGCCTCCGGCGACTCATTGCTGGGCGTGCCCGGGGCGGCTATTTTCGTGCCCAAGGCCGGCCGGGGAACGGCCTCCAACCCCTACGGCTATTTCTCTCTGCCCGTGCTGGCCGGTGATAGTATCGTGATTCGGAGCCTAGGCTACCGCAACCAGTACGTCATTATCCCCGAAAACTATCCGCGCCAGAGCTACTCCGTAATTGTGCAGCTCAAAGAGGACGCCACCGTGCTGCCGGAAGTGCGCATCTTCCCCTATGCCACCGAAAAAGCGTTTAAGGAAGCCTTTCTGGCCATGAAGCCGCCATCTGAAGAGGACCGCACGCCAGCCGATAAGCTCAACGAGCAGGTGATGCGCCGTATGTTCAACACGCTGCCCGTCACCAGCATGGGTAACTACCGCCAGACTATGCAGGCCCAGCAGAACGACCAGATGCGTCGCATGGGCCTCGGCGCTACCCCCGCCACCAACAACCCCCTGCTCAACCCCTTCAGCTGGCTGCAGCTCATCAACCAGGTGAAAAGCGGCGAATTCAAGAAGAAGGAAGGCGTGGATTATTGA